One Chlamydiales bacterium genomic window, AATTCATAGTATGCTGAATATTGTGACTAATCATCAAGGTCTTCCACATGCTATTTTAATCCGTGCAATTACTCCTCTTATTGGCATCAATACGATGCTACAAAGACGACAAAAAAAGAAAATTGATAAGACATTTGTGAATGGTCCAGGAAGAGTTGCCCAAGCTCTTGGAATTGATAAAAATCTCAACGGCTACTCTTTACTTGAAGAAACCATCTGGATTGAAAAAGGTAAACCCTCTAAAACAATTATAGCAAAACCGCGTGTCGGTATTGATTATGCTGGACAAGATGCCCTTCTTCCTTGGAGATTTTTATTTAAATGAAAAAATATTTTATTACTGGTCTTATTATCCTTCTTCCCCTTGCCGTGACAGTCCTTTTATTAGGATTCATTATTAATATTCTTACTCGACCTTTCGTTGGGTTAATTGAACATTTTTTAATCGCTATCCCTTTTTTCCAACAATATCAAACATTAATTCACATTATCCTCCGGATTATTTTGCTTTTTGGAATCTGTTTCTTCACCATTCTTCTTGGTTTTCTAGCACGTATTGTCGTGTTTAAATCTCTACTTTCAGTCTATGATTATATCCTACATAGAATTCCTATTATTAAAACAATTTATAAAGCCACTCAACAGGTCATAAAAACTATTTTCGGCTCTTCTTCTCGTTCTTTTAAGCAAGTTGTCATGGTTCCTTTTCCAACAAATGGAGCTTACTCTATTGGTCTTGTGAGTAGTCCAGCCCCTGGAATCTGTGAGAAAACGATGGGAATTCCTTTAATTACTGTGTTTGTTCCAACGACCCCGAATCCGACATCAGGTTTTTTAATGATGTATAAAGAAGATGAAGTAGTTTATCTTGATATGAAGATTGAAGATGCATTCAAATATATTATCTCCTGTGGAGTCATCACCTCGGACTCAGTCAATCTACCTGAGATTTTATCTT contains:
- a CDS encoding DNA-3-methyladenine glycosylase, whose product is MKLPLNFYLRDNVVKISQELLGCLLFTSIEGLLTGGKIIETEAYRGPEDRASHAYKNRLTKRNQVMFQEGGVIYVYLCYGIHSMLNIVTNHQGLPHAILIRAITPLIGINTMLQRRQKKKIDKTFVNGPGRVAQALGIDKNLNGYSLLEETIWIEKGKPSKTIIAKPRVGIDYAGQDALLPWRFLFK
- a CDS encoding DUF502 domain-containing protein; translation: MKKYFITGLIILLPLAVTVLLLGFIINILTRPFVGLIEHFLIAIPFFQQYQTLIHIILRIILLFGICFFTILLGFLARIVVFKSLLSVYDYILHRIPIIKTIYKATQQVIKTIFGSSSRSFKQVVMVPFPTNGAYSIGLVSSPAPGICEKTMGIPLITVFVPTTPNPTSGFLMMYKEDEVVYLDMKIEDAFKYIISCGVITSDSVNLPEILS